One segment of Thermoanaerobacter kivui DNA contains the following:
- a CDS encoding histidinol-phosphatase produces MAADYHVHIENGPYTIEWLKKFIDSGLSKGLVEIGISEHGHRFKEGYSAYKSDDFRGEWIKSYMDQSISNYVELIKEAKAMGLPVKLGIEADYFPGKEKELKEFLEPYPWDYVIGSVHWIEDWGIDLEESIEEWKRRDIDEVYLEYFNIIEKMAKTGLFDIIGHIDLVKIFGFMAKPYTFDKINRNIEEISKTGIVIEVSTAGLRKPVGEIYPSKEIMGMIKKYNIPIVVNSDAHNPYDVARDFDKAYAYVKSYGINTLYYFEGRKKLPYNI; encoded by the coding sequence ATGGCTGCAGATTATCACGTACACATAGAAAACGGCCCTTATACTATAGAATGGCTTAAAAAGTTTATAGATTCTGGTTTAAGTAAAGGTCTGGTTGAGATTGGCATTTCTGAACACGGACATAGATTTAAAGAAGGATATAGCGCTTATAAAAGTGACGATTTCAGAGGAGAATGGATAAAAAGTTACATGGACCAAAGCATTTCTAATTATGTTGAATTGATAAAGGAAGCAAAAGCAATGGGACTGCCTGTAAAATTAGGTATAGAGGCAGACTACTTCCCCGGAAAAGAAAAAGAATTGAAAGAATTTCTTGAACCTTATCCATGGGATTATGTGATAGGGTCTGTTCATTGGATTGAAGATTGGGGAATAGACCTTGAAGAATCTATAGAAGAATGGAAAAGGCGTGATATTGATGAGGTTTATCTTGAGTATTTTAATATAATTGAAAAAATGGCTAAAACAGGTCTCTTCGATATTATAGGGCATATTGACCTTGTGAAAATTTTTGGATTTATGGCAAAGCCTTATACTTTTGATAAGATAAATCGGAATATTGAGGAAATCTCTAAAACAGGTATAGTAATTGAAGTTTCTACGGCAGGGCTTAGAAAGCCTGTTGGGGAAATATACCCTTCAAAAGAAATAATGGGAATGATCAAGAAATATAATATACCTATTGTAGTAAATTCTGATGCCCATAATCCTTACGATGTGGCAAGAGATTTTGACAAAGCTTATGCTTATGTAAAATCATACGGGATAAATACTCTTTATTATTTTGAAGGGAGAAAAAAACTGCCCTATAATATTTAA
- a CDS encoding ExeA family protein has translation MFTQYFGMKFNPFSKEISVNDLYISEDIAELNARLKYLQETRGIGLIIGEAGSGKSTALRKYVESLNRSSYKPCYFALSTLTVREFYQALAMILGETPSYKKVTLFHQIQRAITELYYSQKITPVIILDEIQLVSNDVLEDLRIIFNFNMDSQNPYILILSGQPHIRNKLALNVNSALRQRITVKYMMQGLKKEEIQDYIKTRMKIAGMMDDIFTPSAYEAIYSLTKGLPRIINNLVTASLLYAYSKRLREIDEEVIYQAQNEISL, from the coding sequence ATGTTCACTCAATATTTTGGAATGAAATTTAATCCATTTTCCAAAGAGATAAGTGTAAACGACCTATACATAAGTGAAGACATTGCTGAATTAAATGCCAGGCTAAAATATTTACAAGAAACAAGAGGTATAGGACTTATCATTGGTGAGGCCGGTTCAGGCAAATCTACCGCATTAAGAAAATATGTTGAAAGCCTTAACCGTTCTTCGTATAAGCCGTGTTATTTTGCTCTGTCTACGCTCACAGTGAGAGAATTCTATCAAGCATTGGCTATGATTTTAGGCGAAACACCCTCATACAAAAAAGTAACGCTCTTTCACCAGATACAAAGAGCGATAACAGAACTTTACTATAGCCAGAAGATAACTCCTGTCATAATATTAGATGAAATACAACTGGTTTCTAATGATGTTCTCGAAGATTTGAGAATAATATTTAACTTTAATATGGATTCTCAAAACCCGTATATACTGATACTTTCGGGGCAACCACACATAAGAAACAAATTAGCTCTCAATGTAAACAGTGCACTAAGGCAAAGAATTACCGTAAAGTATATGATGCAAGGGCTAAAAAAAGAAGAAATTCAAGATTATATAAAAACAAGAATGAAAATAGCCGGAATGATGGATGATATATTTACACCATCAGCATATGAAGCAATATATTCTCTAACAAAAGGGCTGCCAAGGATAATAAATAACCTGGTAACAGCTTCTTTACTCTATGCGTATTCTAAAAGGCTAAGAGAAATAGATGAAGAAGTAATATACCAGGCACAAAATGAAATAAGTTTATGA
- a CDS encoding pyridoxal-phosphate-dependent aminotransferase family protein, with amino-acid sequence MKEMILMTPGPTMVPEEVKKVAGAQPLHHRTEEFYELFSNLNKNLKEIFKTKNEVITLTSSGTGGMEAVIANLFSTGDKVLVASIGYFGERFYDIAKAYGLDAELQDFGWGNAVDPNVLEDKLRNGNYKALLVTHNETSTGVTNNVKEIAKIADRYGVAVIVDAVSSLGGIPLEMDEWGIDAVITCSQKCLMSPPGLSFVALSERAWKMAETSNLPKYYFNLKKAREGVLKPNPDTPATPAVSTIMAVAKATNMLLEFGLDNVYKRQATYGKRVREYVKSLGLELLPEEDIASDLITAIKVPEKYKASEIINHMKEKHGVLITGGQGPLKGKIIRIGHMGYVTEEMLTKTLEALKDAIKE; translated from the coding sequence ATGAAAGAGATGATATTGATGACACCGGGGCCTACAATGGTGCCGGAGGAGGTAAAAAAAGTTGCAGGTGCACAACCCTTACACCATAGAACGGAAGAGTTTTATGAATTATTCTCTAATCTCAATAAAAATTTAAAAGAAATATTTAAAACTAAAAATGAAGTTATAACTTTGACCTCATCAGGAACAGGTGGAATGGAAGCTGTCATTGCAAATCTTTTTTCTACCGGTGATAAAGTATTAGTCGCCAGTATAGGTTACTTTGGAGAGAGGTTTTATGATATAGCGAAAGCTTATGGCCTTGATGCAGAACTTCAAGACTTTGGCTGGGGAAACGCCGTAGACCCTAATGTATTAGAAGACAAATTAAGAAATGGTAATTACAAAGCCCTTTTAGTCACACACAATGAAACTTCTACAGGAGTTACAAATAACGTAAAAGAAATTGCAAAAATTGCTGATAGGTACGGTGTGGCAGTCATCGTTGATGCTGTAAGCTCTTTAGGTGGCATACCACTTGAAATGGACGAATGGGGTATTGATGCAGTAATAACATGTTCTCAAAAATGTCTTATGTCCCCTCCTGGACTTAGCTTTGTTGCTTTAAGTGAAAGAGCATGGAAAATGGCGGAAACTTCTAATCTTCCAAAATATTATTTTAACTTAAAAAAAGCAAGAGAAGGTGTTTTAAAACCCAATCCCGATACTCCTGCTACTCCTGCTGTTTCTACAATAATGGCTGTAGCAAAAGCGACAAATATGCTTTTAGAATTTGGGTTGGATAATGTATACAAAAGGCAAGCCACCTATGGAAAAAGAGTGAGAGAATACGTAAAGAGCTTGGGATTAGAACTGTTGCCGGAAGAAGACATAGCTTCTGATTTAATAACTGCTATAAAAGTTCCTGAAAAATACAAAGCATCAGAGATTATAAATCACATGAAGGAAAAACATGGGGTATTGATAACAGGAGGGCAAGGACCTTTAAAAGGGAAAATTATAAGAATAGGTCACATGGGTTATGTGACTGAAGAAATGCTTACTAAAACTCTTGAGGCGCTGAAAGACGCAATAAAGGAGTAA
- a CDS encoding HAD family hydrolase, translated as MIKINIPGDKNLEIKNLVFDFNGTLAKDGILIDGVKEKIKELSYKSVDIYILTSDTYGTVKEQCKELPIKIEIFDKDNAAEDKKRIVDKLGKENTIVIGNGRNDVEMFKNSRLAIAVLGKEGCYTKALVYADIVVNDIIDAMDLLLNPNRLKATLRT; from the coding sequence ATGATTAAGATTAATATTCCAGGAGATAAAAACCTTGAAATAAAAAATTTGGTTTTTGATTTTAATGGGACACTTGCTAAAGATGGAATTTTAATCGATGGAGTAAAAGAGAAAATAAAGGAGTTATCATACAAAAGTGTAGACATTTATATTCTTACATCAGACACGTATGGAACTGTAAAAGAACAATGCAAAGAACTACCGATTAAAATAGAAATATTTGATAAAGATAATGCAGCAGAAGATAAGAAAAGAATAGTTGATAAACTGGGGAAAGAAAATACCATTGTAATAGGAAATGGGCGAAATGATGTAGAGATGTTTAAAAACAGTAGGCTGGCTATAGCAGTATTGGGCAAAGAAGGTTGCTATACGAAAGCATTAGTTTATGCAGATATTGTAGTAAATGATATAATTGATGCTATGGATTTATTATTAAACCCCAATCGTCTAAAAGCAACATTGCGAACATAG
- a CDS encoding S-layer homology domain-containing protein translates to MSKKALIILTIMVTIVLAVSIPVLHSKAQSKKPFVPVLMYHHLQKEGTFDSKKYGGVIIDPERFEKQMLYLKATGYHTITLEQLRDFVLYNKPLPPKPIVITFDDGYLSNYTYAYPILKKLGMKAEINIIVSYVPDEVNKQKPEVVIPHFTWQQAKEMADSGVIEIESHTYDLHGYRSNDFKKIPMVMGPVIINGHLETMEQYKERLYLDFLRSREIIKEKIGKAPICLAYPFGSGNKISDEIAKKVGFEMAFGIKEGVNYYGDNIMKLKRITVKDSDTGQDIVEKINKLSRDTGFIPFWDIKNMWSEKNILSLVIKGIFAGYEDGSFRPNKIISRAEFASLIDRAFLKDKPVLQQEISFKDVSHNAWYYKPIANIVNNGIMKGYEDNTFRPHNPITREEAISVLMKFYEPKENVDFAIFDPADKNDISSWAYDFIKIAYENNLIAGTNIDGKIYIYPKKPLTREEAAVLLDKIVKE, encoded by the coding sequence ATCAATTCCAGTGCTACATTCAAAGGCACAATCTAAAAAGCCATTCGTACCTGTTTTAATGTACCACCATCTTCAAAAAGAAGGTACATTTGATTCTAAAAAGTATGGTGGTGTGATAATCGACCCAGAAAGATTTGAAAAGCAAATGCTTTACCTTAAAGCTACAGGATATCACACTATAACCTTAGAACAGCTCAGAGATTTTGTACTGTACAACAAGCCTTTGCCACCAAAACCTATTGTAATAACTTTTGATGACGGATATTTAAGCAATTACACGTATGCATATCCTATACTTAAAAAATTAGGAATGAAAGCTGAAATAAATATTATAGTAAGTTATGTGCCAGATGAAGTAAACAAGCAAAAACCCGAAGTTGTTATACCGCATTTTACGTGGCAACAAGCAAAAGAAATGGCAGACAGCGGAGTAATAGAGATTGAGAGTCACACATATGACCTCCACGGTTACAGGTCAAATGATTTTAAGAAAATCCCAATGGTAATGGGACCTGTAATCATTAATGGACATCTTGAAACAATGGAACAGTATAAAGAAAGGCTATATCTAGATTTCTTGCGCTCACGAGAAATAATTAAGGAAAAAATAGGTAAAGCGCCTATATGTTTAGCATATCCTTTTGGTTCAGGAAATAAAATAAGCGACGAGATAGCAAAAAAAGTAGGTTTTGAAATGGCATTTGGCATTAAAGAAGGAGTAAATTATTATGGCGATAATATTATGAAGTTAAAACGAATTACTGTGAAGGATTCCGATACAGGTCAAGACATTGTTGAAAAAATAAACAAGTTGAGTAGGGATACGGGATTTATTCCTTTTTGGGATATTAAAAATATGTGGTCTGAAAAGAATATACTTAGTTTGGTAATAAAAGGAATTTTTGCAGGATATGAAGACGGATCTTTTAGGCCAAACAAAATTATATCTAGAGCAGAATTCGCTTCTTTGATAGATAGAGCATTTTTAAAAGATAAACCGGTATTGCAGCAAGAAATTTCCTTCAAAGATGTTTCTCATAATGCATGGTACTATAAACCTATTGCAAATATAGTAAATAATGGAATTATGAAAGGATACGAGGATAACACTTTTAGACCTCATAATCCCATAACGCGAGAAGAAGCCATTAGCGTTCTTATGAAATTTTATGAGCCAAAAGAGAATGTTGATTTTGCTATTTTTGATCCCGCAGACAAAAATGACATTTCATCATGGGCATATGATTTCATTAAAATAGCTTATGAGAATAATTTAATAGCTGGTACAAATATAGATGGTAAAATATACATTTATCCTAAAAAGCCTTTGACCCGAGAAGAAGCAGCAGTACTATTAGATAAAATAGTGAAGGAGTAG
- the serA gene encoding phosphoglycerate dehydrogenase, translating to MKIIVTEKISENGIEYLKKHADVDVKTNISRDELLEIIKDYDAIIVRSATKVDRELIEKGERLKVVGRAGNGVDNIDVTAATEKGILVVNTPAGNTVAAAELTIGLMLAIARNIPQAYHAGLNGDFRRDKFKGVELNGKTVGIIGLGRIGSLVAARLAAFNMRVIAYDPYMPDSRFEKYGVEKVTLDELLQQSDFITIHLPKTEETKKMLSEKEFKKMKKGVRIVNAARGGIIDEKALYNAIKEGIVAAAGLDVLEVEPKYNIEHQDFNNPLLELPNVVFTPHLGASTYEAQENIGISIAQEVISALNSNLYGNIVNLPGVKSDEFSQLKPYMKLAEAMGALYYQINDTPVRLIEVIYRGDISRTNTEIVTLYALKGFLKPVLEEDVSVVNAKLRAKEMGIEVVEGKIEEINHYSSLIILKITDTNGKTTQFAGTTYGEEIRIVEYMDHKVNFEPTEHMLFVKNKDVPGVIGHIGNVLGDFGINISTMQVSPNKNDGTALMIVSTDKEIPDEAVESLNKLNSIIKARAVKGLI from the coding sequence TTGAAAATAATTGTCACAGAGAAAATATCAGAAAATGGCATTGAATATCTAAAAAAACACGCCGACGTAGACGTGAAAACTAATATTTCAAGAGATGAGCTTTTAGAAATTATTAAAGATTATGACGCTATTATTGTTAGAAGTGCTACAAAAGTAGATAGAGAACTCATCGAAAAAGGTGAAAGATTAAAAGTCGTAGGTCGTGCGGGAAATGGCGTTGACAACATTGATGTGACAGCAGCTACTGAAAAAGGAATTCTTGTTGTAAATACTCCTGCTGGAAATACTGTAGCTGCTGCAGAATTGACCATTGGCCTTATGCTGGCTATAGCCAGAAATATACCGCAGGCATATCATGCTGGTCTTAATGGAGACTTTAGAAGGGATAAATTCAAAGGCGTTGAATTGAACGGAAAAACTGTAGGCATAATAGGTTTGGGTCGAATCGGTTCCCTTGTTGCTGCAAGGTTGGCAGCATTCAACATGAGAGTAATTGCTTACGACCCTTATATGCCTGATAGCCGTTTTGAAAAATACGGTGTGGAAAAAGTTACTTTGGATGAATTACTTCAGCAATCAGACTTTATAACAATTCACCTTCCGAAAACGGAAGAGACCAAAAAAATGCTCAGCGAAAAAGAGTTCAAAAAAATGAAAAAGGGAGTTAGAATAGTAAATGCCGCACGAGGAGGCATCATTGATGAAAAAGCTCTTTACAATGCCATTAAAGAGGGCATTGTAGCGGCAGCAGGATTAGACGTTCTTGAAGTAGAACCAAAATATAACATAGAACATCAAGATTTTAACAATCCTCTTCTTGAACTACCAAATGTCGTTTTTACGCCTCATCTTGGAGCTTCAACTTATGAAGCGCAAGAAAACATAGGTATATCCATTGCTCAAGAAGTAATTTCGGCTTTAAACAGTAATCTGTATGGAAATATAGTAAATTTACCAGGGGTAAAATCAGACGAATTTTCACAGCTTAAGCCGTACATGAAATTAGCCGAAGCGATGGGAGCACTTTATTACCAGATAAATGACACTCCTGTTAGATTGATTGAAGTGATATATAGGGGAGACATTTCGAGAACTAATACAGAAATTGTAACTCTTTATGCACTTAAAGGATTTTTAAAGCCTGTATTAGAAGAGGATGTAAGTGTTGTAAATGCAAAATTAAGGGCAAAAGAAATGGGAATAGAAGTTGTAGAAGGAAAAATCGAAGAAATAAACCACTATTCAAGCCTTATCATACTTAAAATTACAGACACCAATGGTAAAACGACACAATTTGCTGGCACCACATATGGGGAAGAAATAAGAATTGTAGAATATATGGATCATAAAGTAAATTTTGAGCCTACAGAACACATGCTATTTGTTAAGAATAAAGATGTACCAGGGGTTATAGGTCACATAGGGAATGTGTTAGGAGACTTTGGAATAAACATTTCTACCATGCAAGTAAGCCCAAATAAAAATGATGGAACAGCATTAATGATTGTAAGCACAGACAAAGAAATCCCTGATGAAGCAGTAGAGTCTCTAAATAAATTAAATAGCATAATAAAAGCAAGAGCGGTTAAAGGATTGATATAG
- a CDS encoding putative toxin-antitoxin system toxin component, PIN family has protein sequence MRAVIDTNVLISSFISKKSYPAKVIDYWVLNKFDPVVSKEIVEEYAVVLTRDKFAVFGTIEKRLDLLNRLLSFDWVLFVYPKQKIEVIKEDPKDNIFLECALEGSCDFIVTGDNHLLQLKEYKNIKIVKAVHMSHCDL, from the coding sequence ATGCGTGCAGTAATTGATACTAATGTTTTAATTTCATCTTTTATTAGCAAAAAAAGCTATCCTGCAAAAGTTATTGATTACTGGGTCTTAAATAAATTTGACCCGGTAGTAAGCAAAGAAATTGTGGAAGAATATGCCGTTGTGTTGACACGAGATAAGTTTGCTGTTTTTGGCACTATTGAAAAAAGACTTGACTTGCTAAATAGGCTTTTATCTTTTGATTGGGTTTTATTTGTATATCCAAAACAAAAAATAGAGGTTATAAAAGAAGACCCAAAAGATAATATTTTCTTAGAGTGTGCTTTAGAAGGAAGTTGTGACTTCATAGTCACAGGTGACAATCATTTGCTTCAACTTAAAGAGTATAAAAATATTAAAATAGTAAAAGCAGTACATATGTCCCATTGCGATTTATAA
- a CDS encoding CTP synthase codes for MAKYIFVTGGVVSSLGKGITAASLGRLLKSRGISVAIQKFDPYINVDPGTMSPYQHGEVFVTEDGAETDLDLGHYERFIDINLTKNSNVTAGKVYWSVITKERKGDYLGATVQVIPHITNEIKERVYRVAKEKNVDVVITEIGGTVGDIESLPFLEAIRQVAIEQSKDNVMFIHVTLVPHLGNTGELKTKPTQHSVKELRSIGIQPDMIVCRTELSLTQDLKEKIALFCNVDVEAVIENRDVESIYEVPLEFEKQKVDEYVLRRLNLPLGQSDLKEWREYVEKEKNPTRQVEVALVGKYVDLHDAYISVVEALKHAGVYHRTAVNIRWVNAEHVNDETVEKLLKGADGILVPGGFGDRGIEGKIRAIQYARENKIPYLGLCLGMQCAVIEFARNVAGLKGANSTEFDPDTSHPVIDLMPEQKDIDEKGGTMRLGVYPCKVIEGTKAYEAYKDELIYERHRHRYEFNNQYRELLTSKGLVLSGLSPDERLVEMIELKDHPYFVASQFHPEFKSRPLKPHPLFRDFIGAMLKDKE; via the coding sequence ATGGCAAAATATATTTTTGTAACAGGAGGAGTCGTTTCCTCTTTGGGGAAAGGCATAACTGCTGCATCATTGGGAAGGCTTTTAAAAAGTCGCGGCATATCAGTTGCTATTCAAAAATTTGACCCTTATATAAACGTAGATCCCGGCACAATGAGTCCATACCAACATGGTGAAGTTTTTGTTACAGAAGATGGGGCGGAGACAGACTTAGACCTTGGCCATTATGAGAGGTTTATAGACATTAACCTTACCAAAAATAGCAATGTAACTGCAGGTAAAGTGTACTGGTCAGTTATTACAAAAGAGAGAAAAGGGGATTATCTTGGTGCCACAGTGCAAGTGATACCTCACATAACAAACGAAATTAAAGAAAGAGTATACAGAGTTGCAAAAGAAAAAAATGTGGACGTAGTAATAACAGAAATCGGTGGAACTGTTGGAGACATAGAAAGCCTCCCTTTCCTTGAAGCTATAAGACAAGTAGCAATTGAACAAAGTAAAGACAATGTTATGTTTATCCACGTCACATTAGTACCTCATCTTGGTAATACAGGGGAATTAAAAACAAAACCTACTCAACATAGCGTTAAAGAATTAAGGTCAATAGGTATTCAACCGGATATGATTGTATGCAGAACAGAACTTTCTCTAACGCAGGACTTAAAAGAAAAAATCGCTCTTTTTTGCAATGTAGATGTAGAAGCGGTTATAGAGAATAGAGATGTAGAATCAATTTATGAAGTACCATTGGAATTCGAAAAGCAAAAAGTAGATGAATATGTGCTAAGAAGATTAAATTTGCCCCTTGGCCAATCGGATTTAAAAGAGTGGAGAGAATACGTAGAAAAAGAAAAAAATCCCACAAGACAGGTAGAAGTAGCTTTGGTGGGAAAATACGTTGACCTTCATGATGCTTATATAAGCGTTGTAGAAGCATTAAAACATGCGGGAGTTTATCATAGAACTGCTGTGAATATAAGGTGGGTAAATGCTGAGCATGTAAATGATGAGACAGTGGAAAAACTTTTAAAAGGAGCAGACGGTATATTAGTGCCGGGAGGATTTGGTGATAGAGGCATTGAAGGTAAAATAAGGGCTATCCAGTATGCAAGGGAGAACAAAATTCCTTACCTTGGATTGTGTCTTGGGATGCAGTGTGCTGTAATAGAATTTGCAAGAAATGTAGCAGGACTAAAAGGAGCTAATTCTACAGAGTTTGACCCGGATACTTCCCATCCTGTAATAGACCTCATGCCTGAACAAAAAGACATAGATGAAAAAGGCGGCACAATGAGATTGGGAGTGTATCCTTGTAAAGTAATTGAAGGAACAAAAGCTTATGAAGCCTATAAAGACGAATTAATTTATGAAAGACATAGACATAGATACGAATTCAATAACCAATATCGGGAGCTTTTAACCTCAAAAGGCCTTGTGCTTTCAGGTCTTTCTCCTGATGAAAGGTTGGTTGAAATGATAGAATTAAAAGACCATCCTTATTTTGTGGCATCCCAATTCCACCCAGAATTCAAGTCAAGACCTTTAAAACCTCATCCATTGTTTAGAGATTTTATAGGAGCAATGTTAAAAGACAAGGAATAA
- a CDS encoding type II toxin-antitoxin system Phd/YefM family antitoxin — MEEVIGVDKLRPKLGEYLEKVEKGDVIIVSSRSEPKGVIISYSMYNQLKELEKKAKQLEIMQILNEFRSKAETAGLSEEDVQKEIEEARKCVQ; from the coding sequence ATGGAAGAAGTCATTGGAGTAGACAAATTAAGACCCAAATTAGGTGAATATTTAGAAAAAGTAGAAAAAGGCGATGTGATAATAGTTTCTTCTCGATCTGAACCCAAAGGAGTTATAATCAGTTATTCTATGTACAATCAATTAAAAGAACTTGAAAAGAAGGCAAAACAATTAGAGATTATGCAAATTTTAAACGAATTTAGAAGTAAAGCCGAAACAGCAGGCTTATCTGAGGAAGACGTACAAAAAGAGATAGAGGAAGCACGAAAATGCGTGCAGTAA
- a CDS encoding type II toxin-antitoxin system RelE family toxin → MPFEGDVKKLKTSKKERLYRLKVGNYRLIFEIDNVDFAIKVKAFDTREDIYKG, encoded by the coding sequence TTGCCTTTTGAGGGAGATGTAAAAAAACTAAAAACATCTAAAAAGGAGCGTTTATATAGGTTAAAAGTTGGAAACTATAGATTGATTTTTGAGATTGACAACGTTGATTTTGCTATTAAAGTGAAAGCTTTTGATACAAGAGAAGATATATATAAAGGTTAA
- a CDS encoding DUF986 family protein, whose product MNKNKKVIIAIFIFAFGIIIGLLGRENILQKFFSAVLALVIFTTIWDIYDVFKAKKHFGKTKWNIKTTNNSLVLAMSIYIILIAAISNTNLKDTLHTKLLAMIFIAGIIPLAHSLIPNGINEKGIMHWGVFHRWDDIDSYSFTDKYLVVTLKPNNKKITFIVAKDDKEMIKDFLKRKIWEIRS is encoded by the coding sequence ATGAATAAAAACAAGAAAGTTATAATTGCAATATTTATATTTGCTTTTGGAATAATTATAGGACTTTTAGGAAGAGAGAATATCTTACAAAAATTTTTTTCTGCTGTTTTAGCACTTGTAATCTTTACTACAATATGGGATATATACGATGTATTTAAAGCCAAAAAACATTTTGGAAAAACAAAGTGGAATATCAAAACTACTAATAATTCATTGGTGTTAGCAATGAGTATATATATTATTTTAATAGCAGCAATTTCTAATACTAATTTAAAAGACACGTTGCACACAAAACTCCTTGCAATGATTTTTATAGCCGGGATAATTCCTTTGGCTCATTCGTTAATACCAAACGGAATCAACGAAAAAGGCATAATGCACTGGGGAGTATTTCACAGGTGGGATGATATTGATAGCTATAGTTTTACAGACAAGTACCTTGTAGTTACTTTAAAACCGAATAACAAGAAAATTACATTTATTGTTGCCAAAGATGATAAAGAAATGATAAAGGATTTTTTAAAAAGAAAAATTTGGGAAATAAGGAGTTAG